Below is a window of Chloroflexia bacterium SDU3-3 DNA.
CCGATGACGTTGGGATTTCTCCAGTTGTAGTTGCCAGATGGCATGATTTCGACAAGCGTGCTGCGGTCCGTGGCGACTTTGGAGATACGCGTTACATTTGTTTGAAAGTTAGATTCTATGATGAGCAAATCGGTGCCGACTGCGAGTAACGAGTTGTAGTTAGGCATACTGCTAATGATCTGCTTGCTTCCCTCGGGCGTGCCGTCGCTTGACCAGAGGTTATTCTGCGCGTCGATGACATACAGCACATTGCCTGCAACAACCATCGGTAGCAAGCTTGGTACGACGATGTCCGTACCAATGCTTGTGATCAGGCTTGTTCCCTCTACAGTGCCATCGGTTCGCCAGATGCCAAAGATGTAATTCTTTCCATCCCAGTGTCGCTCTTGCAGGATGAGCGCGCTCTGGATCTGGTTTATGGCGACGATTGAGGCGTTGCTGGGGAGCTTGGACAGAATCCCAGGGTGCTCCTGTGTCCCTGCGGTGGTGCCGTCGGTTTCCCACAGGCCGGTTGGCGTGACAATGTAGCGGGTGTCGCCCAGCACGGGCGTGCCCAACACGCTGCTGTTTGCGGGCTGGCTGGCGGAGAAGAACTGGCTTGTGCCCGCCACGGTGCCGTCGGTGCGGGCCATCAGGCTGGTGGCCGAGCCGCTCTTGATCGGCGCGATCAGCGCGCCACCCAGCTCGGATGCGGCATAGAGCCAGAGCGCTGCGCCGTCGGCTATCGGCGTGGTGCCCGCCGCCGTGCCATCGCTGCTCCAGCACGTGTCGGCGCAGAGTATAGCTTTATCCCCCAGGGCGCGCAGCTTGAAATTTGTGCTTTTAGTGTCGAGTGTGGTCACGAGCTTGGTGCCCGCTGCGGTGCCGTTGCTGGCCCATAGCTCGGCCTGGCTACTGTTGTATGGGCTGATAGTGAAGAGCATCGTGCCGTTGACAACCAGTGGGGCCGAGAAATAGCCATTGGGCAGCGACGTGACGGCTGCGGTGCCTGCGGTTGTGCCATCGCTTGTCCATAGCTCGGTATTTGAAATGCCATCTACCAAAAAGGCGAGCTTGTTGCTGACAACGATAGGAATGGAGAGGTTTATGCCATAGAGAGAAGTATATGCTGGCATGTTTGCGATGATCGATGTGCCTGCTGGTGTTCCATCGGTCGCCCAGAGATTAACCGAGTTGGAGTCATCACCGTCATCTAGAAAGTAGTTTTTGCCATTGTAGGGTGTGAGGTAGCTATTATTGGCGGCAAAGTATTCTTGGAAGCTTGACGAAAAATCTGCCAATTTCTGCGTGCCGGCCTCGGTGGCGTCGCTCACCCATAGCTCAGTAAAATTGCCGTTGAGGATGAAGAGCTTGCCGTCAACCACGCGGAGATTTGCGACCCCGCCGCTGGGCGAGAGCACCTTCTTTGTTCCCGCTTCCGTGCCGTCAGTGCTCCAAAGCTCTAGGTTGTCCGGCGAGAAGTAGAACAGCCCGCCGAGCGCTGCTCCTGGGAAGTGCCCATCGATGTCAATATCGGCCCCATAGTTCATAAAGGAGTCGTCATAGCTCGGCGTGATATTCGCAACCATGTGGGTGCTGGCTTCCGTACCATCGCTGGTCCACAGCTCGATCCCGTAGAAGCTGCTGTCGGCCAGGAAGTAGAGGTGGCCCCCAGCGGACTGGAGCTGGTAGACGACCGAGAACTCACCAATGGGAAAATCCATGATCATGGTTGTGCCCGTGTCGGTGCCATCGGTGCGCCAGAGCTGGGCATTACTTTCCCAGGGCCTACTGTCGGTGATGAAGTAGACGGCATCGCCAAGCACGGCGGTATCCTGCGGCTTGGTGGCGCGGGCGACGCTGCCCGGGTTCATATCCTTCAGCAGGTGGAAGACATCCTGCGAGCGGGCGGGGCTGCGCTGGGGCAGCAGGGCGGCCAGCAGGGCCAGGGCCATGATGGCAAGCCGGATGGGCGTGTGGCGTCGCATATGCTTCTTTCTTTTTATATACGGTTTGTGCTACTGCTGGGCGAGCGGCAGGTAGAGCCGCTCGCTGCCCACGGGAATATCGACCAGGTACAGCTCGCGGCCATACGACGCGGTGGTGGCCTGAACCAGCAGCGCGCTGCCCAGGTTGAGCATGATCCTTGGGGTCGAGCCAGCCGGGCCGGGGTTGATGTCGGCGTAGAGCTTGGTGCCCTCGGGGGTGCCGTCGCTGCTCCATAGCTCCATGCCAGTATCTGGTGTGGAGGTTGTGAAGTAGATCTTGCCGCCGATAGCTTCTTGGAACTCGATATACCCTTGGGCCATCCGTGGGTCGGCATCTTTCAGCAGGATTGTGCCCTCAGCAGTGCCATCGGTGCGCCACAGCTGGTGCTGAAGAGCGCTATTTTCTTGCACAAAGTAGATGTAGGGGCCAGCCGTCGCCAGGTTCTGGATGTCGGCGGGGATGGTTTGCAGCCTCGTCGCCCCTTCGGCGGTGCCGTCGCCCTGCCATAGCTCGGCGGCTGTATCGCCATAGCACATGAATGTTGGCTTGTTGTTCCAGAGAAACGTGGAGCCTCCGCGTGCCGTTGGGAGATCGGTCTGGATGGTGGCGATCAGCGCTGGCGCGCTCGCGCCCTCATCGTAGCGCCACCAGCCCACCTGGCTGCCCGAGGAGATTGTCCAGTAGGCGCTCTTGCCGATCCTATCGCCATAGAACCAAGCGGCATCCGATGTGGGGGAGATCTCAACAAGGCTACTGCTAGCAGTATTGAGCTTCAGAACGCGGGCTGTCTTATTTCCTGTGCCGCTTCCGAAGGTAAGCGTTTCTACGAGCAGATCACTGCCGACCGATAGCAGGTGAGGGGCTGATAGCCCGGTGGCGATCGTTTTTGTGCCAGCCTCGGTGCCATCGCTTGCCCAGAGCGTGCCGTCATAATCAAGGAGGTAGAGGGTATGCTGTAGGACCAGCATGGACCCGATTGGCCGGTCGAAGTTTTTGATGAGGCTTGTTCCTGCGGGCGTGCCATCGCTGCGCCAGAGGCCTGAGAAATTGTTATAGCTGGCATCCCGATGATTTTCTTGGAGCACCAGGGTTCCGCTGAATGGCACCATAGCTTCCAGTGCTGCGCCGGTGGGGAACTTGCTGGTGATCCCTGTGCGCTCTTCTGTGCCAGCGGGGGTGCCGTCGGTCTCCCAGAGGCCGGTGGTGGTGGCGATAAACCGCGTGTTACCAAGCACTGCTGTGCGGATCGTAATGCTGCTGGCGGGCATGTTTTTCGAGAAGAACTGGCTTGTGCCTGCCTTCGTTCCATCGGTGCGGGCCATCAGGCTGGTGGCCGAGCCACTCTTGATCGGCGCTATCAGCGCGCCATCTAGCTCGGATGCGGTATAGAGCCAGAGCACGGTGCTGTCGGTGATTTGGGTGGTGCCCGCCGCCGTGCCGTCGCTGCTCCAGCATGTGGTGTCGCAGAATACGGCGTAGCCGCCCACCGAGCGCATGGTGAATTTTTTGTCGCTGGTATCCAGCGTGGTGACAAGCTTCGTGCCAGCCTCGGTGCCATCGCTGGACCACAGCTGGGCCTGTTTGGCACCATAATAGGGGGTGATGGTAAATAGCATGTGGCCATTGATCAGCAGCGGGGCCGAGAAATAGCCATAGGGCAGTGATGACGTGACGGCGGTGCCAGCCTCGGTGCCATCGCTGGCCCACAGCTCGATGTTTGAATCTCCCTCTATCAAAAAGGCGAGCTTGCTGTTGACGACAATCGGGATGGAGGTGCTGTTGGAATTCCTTCGTGGTATTGATGCGGCTATCGATGTGCCGGTTGGCGTTCCATCGGTTGCCCATAGATTCGATATAGTATTGGATTGACCTACATCTAGAAGATAGCGTTTGTTGTTGAACGGTACGAGATAGCTATTATTCGCCAGGAACGCTGGGGTGAAATCACTAGTGAAGTCGATCAGCTTCTGTGTCCCCTGCTCGGTGGCGTCCGTTACCCATAGGTGATAAAGGGTATCGGTGATATACAGCTTTCCATCGAAGACGCGCAGGTCGATGAAGTTATTTTTGAGCGATAGGACTTGTTTGGTATTTGATTCTGTCCCATCAGTGCGCCAGAGCGTTTGATCATCGGGCGAGAAGTAGACCACACCATCGAGCGCGGCGAGTGGGAAGCGGAAGCTCTGGTTAAGGTCTGGCCCATGGTCAGTAAAAGAACTTTGATGGCCGGGGGCGATATCGGCAACCATGTGCGTGCCCGCCGCAGTGCCATCGCTAGTCCACAGTTCGACCCCGTAGACGATGCTATTAGCTAGAAAGAAGAGGCGGTCGCCAGCAACCTGAAGCTGGTACACCTCATAGAACGCATCGATAGGGAAATCCATGATCATGGTCGTGCCCGCATCGGTGCCATCGGTGCGCCAGAGTTGGGCATTTTCGCTATAGGTGTAATCATCGGTGATAAAGTAGATGAAATCCCCAAGCACAACGGTGTCTTGAGGTCGGGATTCGCGGTAGCTTGTGCCCGGGGTCATATCCTTCAGCAGGTGGAAGACATCCTGCGAGCGGGCGGGGCTGCGCTGGGGCAGCAGGGCGGCCAGCAGGGCCAGGGCGATCAGCGCCACGCGGGCGGGGCGGAGGTGCGGCATGTCGTGTTCCTTGGGCTGTTCTGAATAGCTGTGTAGTTGGGTGCGGTGTTTGCGCTATCCAGGGCGAGTATACCACGTCTGCTGCGGCCTCTTGCCGGGCGCGTACGATTGTTGGTAGAACCATAGAGGAGTGTTAGAGAAGCGCTAAAACGCCCGCGAGGGCCTTTTTTTGTGCGCTTTTTTTGCTATCATGCTGCTGTGATGCTCGCGGCGGCGGTGGTGTTCTGGCGGCGCGACTGTGTGAAAGGGAAACCCCGATGACCGACCCGTTTTTTGGCCGACGCCAGAGCCTGGGCGAGTGCCAGGCCGAGCTGGCCGCCACGCGCAAGGAGAACGCCGAGCTGAAGGCCAGCTTCCTGCGGATCGCCGACGCGCTGGAGACCACGCGCAAGAATGTGGACCGCGACGTGGCCGCGCGCGTGACCGCGCAGACGCGGCGGGTGGCGCTGGCCCTGATCGACGTGGCCGACAACCTGGAGCGCGCCATGGCCTACGCCCCCGCCGACGACGCGCTGCGCCCCGGCGTGCAGGCCACGCTGCAGATGCTGCAGGCCACCATGGCCCGCGAGGGCGTGCTGCCCATGGATCTGGTCCCCGGCGCGGCCTACGACCCGCGCCTGCACGAGGCGGTGACGGGCCACCCCGCCGATGTGGACCGCGAGACCGTGCACCAGGTGGTGCGCACCGGCTACACGCTGGATGGCCAGGTGCTGCGCCCCGCCCACGTGGTGGTGGCGCTGCCGCGCGCCTAGCTGCCGCCGAGAATGCCCCGACGCCCCATGGTGCGCGCCGACGCGCTGCCGCCGTGGGGCGTTGCTGTGGCGCGAAGACTGCAAAAAACCAGAAAAGTGCTGTTTGAAAAATCTGTTTCCGAAGCGAGGTATACCATGGAGAACAACGATCTCTACGCCGTGCTGGGGGTGGCCCCCGACGCCGACGATGCGACGATAAAGGCGGCCTACCGCAAGCTGGCCCGCGCCTACCACCCCGACAGAAACGCGGGCGATGCCAAGGCCGAGGAGCGCTTCAAGGAGGTGAACAGCGCCTACCAGGTGCTGGGCGACCCCGAGCAGCGCCGCCAGTACGACGCGCTGCGCCAGCAGGCCCGCTGGCAGGGCCAGCGCCACGCGGGCGGCGGCCAGGCCACGCTCGACCCCGAGGACTTCGGCGATCTGTTCGGGGCCGATGGGCCATACGCCGATCTGTTCGGCTCGCTGTTTGGCGGCGCGGCTGGCCGCGCGGCCCAGCAGCGGCCCAGGCGCGGGCGCGACATGGAGATCGTGTGTGAAATCTCGCTGGAGGAGTCGTTCAATGGTGCGAGCCGCGTGATCCAGGTGGGTGAGCGCACAATCGAGGCCAAGATCCCGCGCGGCGTGGCCGATGGCTCGCGGGTGCGGCTGGCCGGGCAGGGCGCGGCGGGCGCTCCGGCGGGCGATCTGTTCTTGGTCATCCAGCTGCTGCCGCACCAGCGTTTCAGCCGCGAGGGCGACGACCTGACGGCGGATGTGGATGTGGACTTTCTGACGGCGGCGCTGGGCGGGGTGGCCCGTGTGGCCGGTCTGGATGGCGCGATCAAGCTGCGCATCCCGCCGCGCACCCAGGCGAGCACGCGCTTCCGGCTGCGCGGCAAGGGCATGCCCCGCCTGGGCAGCCCCGATCAGCGCGGCGATCTGTATGCGCGGGTGCGCCTGGTGCTTCCCGAGAATCTGAGCGATGCGGATCTGGCGGCGCTGCGGGCGCTGCGCGATGGCACGCGGTCTGCACAGGCAAACGAGCAGAACTAGCTGAAGCAGAGAGGAGCGATCCCCTCGGCCCTGCACGTGGGGCCGAGGGGCCGATGAGCGATGAGCAATATGATGACAAGCGAGTATATGCTGCCGGGGTCGGCGCAGGGGGCCGCGCTGGCGATGGGCGACTGCCCCGCCGCCGATGCGCTGCCCGATGAGGTGTGGGCCACCTTCGCCGCGCTCGATCTCGACCGCGCCAGCGTCGAGGCGTTTATCGCCATCCGCCGCCGCGTGGCCGCCCTGAAGGCCGAGCTAGCCCGCCGACGCGCGGCGCTGGCCTAGATCGCCCCGTAGGCCCGCAGCGTGCGCACGGCCTTCACCGTCACCCATCCCCGCCACTCCAGCGCGCACGCAGGGCTGATCGCATCCCACATTATTTCCCACCCTCCATCCTCGCGCTGCGCCGCCGCAAGCGCCGCGAGGCTTTTTTGCACCCGCCGCTCGTCGAACAGCGTGCGGCAGTAGCTCTGCGGGCTGGGTGCCCAGTCGAGCACGCCGTGGGCGTAGCCCGCCGCGCCCTCGTCGGCCACCGCGCCAGCGTCGAGGATGCGCTTGCCGATGCGGCGCAGCTCGCGCTCGGCCCGGGCGCGCTCGGGGGAGTGCTCTAGGAAGCAGATCATGGGCATCAGATCATGGTACTCGGTCGAGTCGGACTGCTCGATGGCCTTCCAGCAGAAGGGCACGGCCTGTTCGAGCCAGGGGTGGGCCACGCCGTGCTTGAGCAGCAGCCCGGCCAGCGCCGCCGTGGGGTTGGCCGAGGCGGGCGGGTTCTCGCTGGGCGTCCACCAGGGCGCGTGGGGGTAGCCTGCCACCGTGGGCAGCACGTAGGGCACCCCGCCCTCGGGCGTGGTGATACCCTGCAGGTAGGCGCAGGCCCGCGCCACCATGGGGTCGGCGAAGCTGTGCAGCATGTCGAGCACGTGGAAGGCGATCTCGACGGGCTGCGGCGCGCTGAGCGGCGTGCGGATGTCTGGCTCAAGCGCGTGGCCAAAGCCGCCATCATTGTTTTGGTAGGCCCGCAGCGCGTCGAGCGCGGCCTGGCGTGGCCCGCCGAGAAAGAGGTGGGAGAAGATCTGTCGGTCGATCAGCCGCGCGTTGCCCCAGATGTAGGATGCGGCCCGCTTGATGGTCTCTGGCATGATGAGTTCTCCTCTATAGCTGCCCACGATATGATCTGCCGAAGCAGGCTGTTGCTTCTCCGCCCCGCTCTTCTCTCCGGCGTTCGTTCTAGGTGCCGCGCCTTTTCTGCGCTGCGCGTGTGCTGATCAGTTGGGCTGTTCCCCTTTCCTGCTCACGGGTGCCGATGGGACTGCCGAGCTTCTGGGCAGCATTGGCGAAGGCCAGTGCACCGCTGGCGGAAGGCAGTGCACCGCTGGCGAAGGCCAGTGCACCGCTGGCGAAGGCCAGTGCACACCTGGCGAAGGCCAGTGCACACTCGGCGGAAGGCAGTGCACACTCGGCGGAAGGCAGTGCACCGCTGGCGGAAGGCAGTGCACTGCTGGCGAAGGCCAGTGCACCGCTGGCGGAAGGCAGTGCACCGCTGGGAAATCACAGGGTTGAGCTTGCCGATGTACCTGGTGCCCGCCGCCATAGAAAAAAGCCGCAGGAAATGACACCATGTGCAACCGGCGCTGGTCACATGATGGTCATCGTTGGCGCTAGAGCGATGTGCGTAAACCCTGTACTATTGAGGATACACCGTAACGCGGATATAATCGATCCTCTTTTTTTCTGGCAAGGGATGCTTTCCAATGTATCACCCCACGAGCCGAGTGCTCACCGTGTTGGAGCTGCTGCAGTCGCACCCGCAGATCAGCGGGCCGGATCTAGCGGCGCGGATGGAGGTGGATGTGCGCACGGTGCGGCGCTATGTGGCCATGCTGCAAGATCTGGGCATCCCCATCCGCTCGGTGGTGGGGCGGCAGGGCGGCTACGCGCTGCGCCCCGGCTTCAAGCTGCCGCCGCTGATGTTTCGCGACGAGGAGGCCATGGCGCTGTGCCTGGGGCTGCTGGTGGCGCGGCGTCTGGGCCTGGGTGCCACCGCCCCCACCATCGAGGGCGTGCTGGCCAAGGTCGAGCGGGTGCTGCCCGATGCGCTGCGCGAGCGGGTGCAGGCGCTCTACGCCACCCTGGAGCTGGATGTGGCTGGCCCGGCTGCGGTGGTGGAGAGCGTGCACCTAGGCATCTTGGGGCTTGCCACCCAGCGCGGGCGGCGTGTGCTGCTGCGCTACGCATCGGGCGAGGGTGTGCGCGAGCGCGAATTTGAACCCTATGGCGTGGCCTGCTATGGCGGGCGCTGGTATACCGCAGGCCGCTGCCTGCTGCGCGACGATCTGCGCGTGTTCCGGCTCGACCGCGTGCGCCACCTGGCCCTGCTGGATGCCGAGTTCGCGCCGCCGCAGGGCTTCGACTGCCTAGCACACATCACCCGATCGTTTGCCGATATCCCCGATATATGGGACTGCACGGTGATCCTTGGCACAGATCTTGCTTTGGCACGTAGTGCGTTCCCTGCATCGCTGGCGGTGCTCGAAGAGATAGAAGGTGGCACGCTGCTACGATCCTCGATCGACGATCTGGACATGCTGGCCCGCCAGATAGCGCGGCTTGGCTGTCCAATTACTGTGCTTGGCCCACCCGAGCTGCGCACCGCATTCCAGCGGCTTGCGGCGCTGCTGGCTGCGGCCTGACGCACATGTGTAGGGGTTATACGTTTTGGTTTGGCAGAACATTTTTACCACCAAGATTTCAAGACCCCAAGGAACAAAAGGGAACACATCCTATGGTTTCAGCATTGCTTGTTTGATCTGGATGTATTAGTTTTGGCAAACGTATAGGCCTTGTATGTGCCTAGCCATAGTCTGCCTGATTCGCAAGTTGATGGTATAGTTACACTGCCCTTCGCATAAAAAGCTAAGCCCTTCCCCCACCGCCCTCAAGCCGCCGCGCTGGCCGTGGGATACCTGGCCTACCACGTATGCGCCCAGGCGCATGCCACAAAATCCGTATCCGAGCACGAGGAAAAACACATCCATGACAGTAGCAGAGGATACCGACTCGTTAGACACGCGCAAGCTGCTGCGTGTGCTGATGGCGGTGAAAAAGGGTGATTTCTCGGTGCGCATGCCCGATGACCACACCGGCATCGCTGGCAAGATCGCCGATACGCTCAACGATATTATCGCGCTGAACGAGCGCACCACCCGCGAGTTCGAGCGGATCAGCACCGTGGTGGGCACCGAGGGGCGGCTCTCGCAGCGTGCTAGCCTGGGCGATGCCCACGGCAGCTGGGATGCCAATGTGGAGGCGGTAAACACCCTGATCTCCACCCTGGCCCAGCCCACCACCGAGGTGATCAACGTGATCGGCTCGGTGGCGCGTGGCGATCTCTCGCGCACCATCCCGCTGGAGATCGAGGGCAGGCCGCTGCAGGGCGACTTCTTGCGCACGGCCACCATGGTCAACACCATGGTGGATCAGCTGAACGGCTTCGCGTCGGAGGTGACGCGTGTGGCGCGCGAGGTGGGCACCGACGGCAAGCTGGGCGGCCAGGCCGAGGTCAAGGGTGTGGCGGGGGTCTGGAAAGACCTGACCGACAATGTGAACTCGATGGCCAACAACCTGACCGGCCAGGTGCGCAACATTGCCGAGGTGACCACCGCCGTGGCCAACGGCGATCTGAGCAAGAAGATCACCGCCGATGCGCGCGGCGAGATTTTGGAGCTGAAGGATACCATCAACACGATGGTGGACCAGCTGAACTCGTTTGCGTCGGAGGTGACGCGGGTGGCGCGCGAGGTGGGCACCGACGGCAAGCTGGGCGGGCAGGCTCAGGTGAAGGGCGTGGCGGGGGTCTGGAAAGACCTGACCGACAACGTGAACTCGATGGCCAACAACCTGACCGGCCAGGTGCGCAACATCGCCGATGTGACCACCGCTGTGGCAGGCGGCGACCTGAGCAAGAAGATCACCGCCGACGCGCAGGGCGAGATCTTGGAGCTGAAGAACACGATCAACACGATGGTGGACCAGCTGAACTCGTTCGCGTCGGAGGTGACGCGTGTGGCGCGCGAGGTGGGCACCGACGGCAAGCTGGGCGGCCAGGCCGAGGTGAAGGGTGTGGGCGGCACCTGGAAAGACCTGACCGATAATGTGAACCTGATGGCCAACAACCTGACCACCCAGGTGCGCAATATCGCCGAGGTCACCACCGCCGTGGCGGGCGGCGACCTGAGCAAGAAGATCACCGCCGATGCCAAGGGCGAGATCCTCGACCTGAAGAACACCATCAACACCATGGTGGATCAGCTGAACGGCTTCGCGTCGGAGGTGACGCGGGTGGCGCGCGAGGTGGGCACCGATGGCAAGCTGGGCGGGCAGGCTCAGGTGAAGGGCGTGGGCGGCACCTGGAAAGACCTGACCGATAATGTGAACCTGATGGCCAACAACCTGACCACCCAGGTGCGCAACATCGCCGATGTGACCACCGCCGTGGCCAAGGGCGATCTCTCGCGCAAGATCACGGTCGATGCGCAGGGCGAGATCCTGGAGCTGAAGAACACCATCAACACCATGGTGGACCTGCTGAACGGCTTTGCGTCGGAGGTGACGCGGGTGGCGCGCGAGGTGGGCACCGAGGGCAAGCTGGGCGGCCAGGCCGAGGTGAAGGGTGTGGGCGGCACCTGGAAAGACCTGACCGACAACGTGAACCTGATGGCCAACAACCTGACCACCCAGGTGCGCAATATCGCCGAGGTCACCACCGCCGTGGCGGGCGGCGACCTGAGCAAGAAGATCACCGCCGACGCCAAGGGCGAGATCCTCGACCTGAAGAACACCATCAACACCATGGTCGACCAGCTGAACTCGTTCGCCTCGGAGGTGACGCGCATCGCCCGCGAGGTGGGCACCGAGGGCAAGCTGGGCGGCCAGGCCTATGTGCGCGGCGTCGGCGGGGTCTGGAAAGACCTGACCGACAACGTGAACTCGATGGCCTCGAACCTGACCGGCCAGGTGCGCAATATCGCCGACGTGACCAAGGCCGTGGCCAACGGCGATCTCTCGCGCAAGATCACCGCCGACGCGATGGGCGAGATCCTCGACCTGAAAGACACGATCAACCGCATGGTCGATCAGCTAAACTCGTTCGGCTCGGAGGTGACGCGGGTGGCGCGCGAGGTGGGCACCGACGGCATCCTGGGCGGGCAGGCCAACGTGCCCGGCGTGGCGGGCATCTGGAAAGAGCTGTCCGACAACGTGAACTCGATGGCCAACAACCTGACCGGCCAGGTGCGCGGCATCGCTCGCGTGGTGACAGCGGTGGCCAACGGCAACCTGAAGCGCAAGCTCACGCTCGACGCCAAGGGCGAGATCGCCGCGCTGGCCGAGACCATCAACGAGATGATCGACACCCTGGCCACCTTCGCCGACCAGGTGACGACCGTGGCGCGCGAGGTGGGCATCGAGGGCAAGCTGGGCGGCCAGGCCAACGTGCCCGGCGCGTCGGGCACCTGGCGCGACCTGACCGACAACGTGAACCGGCTGGCCGCGAACCTGACCACCCAGATCCGCACGATCGCCGAGATCGCCACCGCCGTGACCAAGGGCGACCTGAACCGCTCGATCGACGTGGAGGCCCAGGGCGAGGTCGCCGAGCTAAAAGACAACATCAACCAGATGATCGCCAACCTGCGCGACACCACGCTGAAGAACACCGAGCAGGACTGGCTAAAAACCAACCTTGCCCGCTTCAGCCGCCTGCTGCAGGGCCAGCGCGAGCTAGAGACCGTGACCCGCATGGTGCTGTCGGAGCTGGCCCCGCTGGTGCACGCCCAGAAGGGCCTGTTCTACATGATGAGCGAGGACGACGGCCAGCCGCTGCTGCGCATGCTCAGCGCCTATGCCTTCCGCGAGCGCAAGCACATTTCCAACCGCTTCCGCATAGGCGAGGGCCTGGTGGGCCAGTGCGCGCTGGAGAAAGACCGTATCCTGATCACCGATGTGCCGCGCGACTACATCCAGATCAGCTCGGGCCTGGGCGAGGCCCCGCCGCGCAACATCGTGGTGCTGCCGGTGGTGTTCGAGGGCCAGGTGCGCGCCGTGATCGAGCTGGCCTCGTTCCAGAGCTTCAGCGACATCCACCTGACCTTCCTCGACCAGCTGATGGAGAGCATCGGCATCGTGCTCAACACGATCGAGGCCAACATGCGCACCGAGGTGCTGCTCTCGCAGTCGCAGTCGCTGGCCGAGGAGCTGCAGGGCCAGCAGGCCGAGCTGACCGAGACCAACCAGCGGCTGGAGGAGCAGGCCCGCACGCTTAAGGCATCCGAGGAGCTGCTGAAGCAGCAGCGCGAGCAGC
It encodes the following:
- a CDS encoding nucleotide exchange factor GrpE, which produces MTDPFFGRRQSLGECQAELAATRKENAELKASFLRIADALETTRKNVDRDVAARVTAQTRRVALALIDVADNLERAMAYAPADDALRPGVQATLQMLQATMAREGVLPMDLVPGAAYDPRLHEAVTGHPADVDRETVHQVVRTGYTLDGQVLRPAHVVVALPRA
- a CDS encoding J domain-containing protein, with amino-acid sequence MENNDLYAVLGVAPDADDATIKAAYRKLARAYHPDRNAGDAKAEERFKEVNSAYQVLGDPEQRRQYDALRQQARWQGQRHAGGGQATLDPEDFGDLFGADGPYADLFGSLFGGAAGRAAQQRPRRGRDMEIVCEISLEESFNGASRVIQVGERTIEAKIPRGVADGSRVRLAGQGAAGAPAGDLFLVIQLLPHQRFSREGDDLTADVDVDFLTAALGGVARVAGLDGAIKLRIPPRTQASTRFRLRGKGMPRLGSPDQRGDLYARVRLVLPENLSDADLAALRALRDGTRSAQANEQN
- a CDS encoding YafY family transcriptional regulator, yielding MYHPTSRVLTVLELLQSHPQISGPDLAARMEVDVRTVRRYVAMLQDLGIPIRSVVGRQGGYALRPGFKLPPLMFRDEEAMALCLGLLVARRLGLGATAPTIEGVLAKVERVLPDALRERVQALYATLELDVAGPAAVVESVHLGILGLATQRGRRVLLRYASGEGVREREFEPYGVACYGGRWYTAGRCLLRDDLRVFRLDRVRHLALLDAEFAPPQGFDCLAHITRSFADIPDIWDCTVILGTDLALARSAFPASLAVLEEIEGGTLLRSSIDDLDMLARQIARLGCPITVLGPPELRTAFQRLAALLAAA
- a CDS encoding response regulator — encoded protein: MTVAEDTDSLDTRKLLRVLMAVKKGDFSVRMPDDHTGIAGKIADTLNDIIALNERTTREFERISTVVGTEGRLSQRASLGDAHGSWDANVEAVNTLISTLAQPTTEVINVIGSVARGDLSRTIPLEIEGRPLQGDFLRTATMVNTMVDQLNGFASEVTRVAREVGTDGKLGGQAEVKGVAGVWKDLTDNVNSMANNLTGQVRNIAEVTTAVANGDLSKKITADARGEILELKDTINTMVDQLNSFASEVTRVAREVGTDGKLGGQAQVKGVAGVWKDLTDNVNSMANNLTGQVRNIADVTTAVAGGDLSKKITADAQGEILELKNTINTMVDQLNSFASEVTRVAREVGTDGKLGGQAEVKGVGGTWKDLTDNVNLMANNLTTQVRNIAEVTTAVAGGDLSKKITADAKGEILDLKNTINTMVDQLNGFASEVTRVAREVGTDGKLGGQAQVKGVGGTWKDLTDNVNLMANNLTTQVRNIADVTTAVAKGDLSRKITVDAQGEILELKNTINTMVDLLNGFASEVTRVAREVGTEGKLGGQAEVKGVGGTWKDLTDNVNLMANNLTTQVRNIAEVTTAVAGGDLSKKITADAKGEILDLKNTINTMVDQLNSFASEVTRIAREVGTEGKLGGQAYVRGVGGVWKDLTDNVNSMASNLTGQVRNIADVTKAVANGDLSRKITADAMGEILDLKDTINRMVDQLNSFGSEVTRVAREVGTDGILGGQANVPGVAGIWKELSDNVNSMANNLTGQVRGIARVVTAVANGNLKRKLTLDAKGEIAALAETINEMIDTLATFADQVTTVAREVGIEGKLGGQANVPGASGTWRDLTDNVNRLAANLTTQIRTIAEIATAVTKGDLNRSIDVEAQGEVAELKDNINQMIANLRDTTLKNTEQDWLKTNLARFSRLLQGQRELETVTRMVLSELAPLVHAQKGLFYMMSEDDGQPLLRMLSAYAFRERKHISNRFRIGEGLVGQCALEKDRILITDVPRDYIQISSGLGEAPPRNIVVLPVVFEGQVRAVIELASFQSFSDIHLTFLDQLMESIGIVLNTIEANMRTEVLLSQSQSLAEELQGQQAELTETNQRLEEQARTLKASEELLKQQREQLQQTNEELEEKAELLARQNLEVERKNREIELARQSLEEKAEQLALSSKYKNEFLANMSHELRTPLNSMLILSKLLAENVDRNLSEKQTEFANTIYASGSDLLSLINDILDLAKIESGTMSIDADEIAFADLRLTLEQGFRPLAHDKQLEFTIDLDSQLPRTITTDTKRLQQVLRNLLSNAFKFTEQGGIHVKIAPAQGGWSPDSGALNSATRVIAFSVSDTGIGIPADKQRIIFEAFQQVDGTTSRKYGGTGLGLSISREIATLLGGEIRLSSEIGQGSTFTLYIPDDYYALPSEGEPAPRREPPSLPPRRPALPAEPAAAPAESAPQPQIADDRAEIHEGDHTLLIIEDDPTFARILLDTAREKGFKGIVSLSGEEGLLLARQYRPQAITLDLVLPGVGGWTIFDRLKHDPSTRHIPVHIISGVDERQRGMHLGAIAYLTKPVTKEALDDVFTSIHGFLERKVKNLLIVEDDEVQRQSMIALIGNGDVHTTAVGRGEEALAILATEHFDCMVLDLGLPDMSGVDLIKRIKQQQSLSTLPIIVYTGKDLSRREETELKRISDTIIIKDVQSMDRLLDETALFLHRVEANLPQPTRQMLEELHKFDPVLAGKKVLIVDDDVRNIFALTSVLERHNMQVVYAENGRDGIEILQGTPEISIVLMDVMMPEMDGYDTMRAIRKQRKYKALPIIALTAKAMKGDREKCIEAGASDYITKPVDTEQLLSLLRVWLYK